Proteins encoded within one genomic window of Akkermansiaceae bacterium:
- a CDS encoding helix-turn-helix transcriptional regulator — MRLVETEGFVDVIDRKVVDGDACPLLRKLGIRDIGVTTAGGEWSFIRPSPGFGLVLVTVAGEGLVVAEGSWQEAGKDAAYVMPPGAPHGYRVSPKVKEWHYVWVRFEPDASYPEVFRDPGPWLTRASAYSLQAANMGLLEEVARANDPRLTGIWCDLIRASLVGLVKPVEEEPRLARMWAAVGSGLNGEWSIDEMAGVANVGREHLRRLCQKHYGCSPRQRLTLLRLRKACELLMLTNETHQVIAEEVGYGDAFSFSKAFTKEFGEPPAKYREREKVQARDHGLG; from the coding sequence ATGCGCCTGGTCGAGACAGAGGGATTCGTGGATGTGATCGACCGCAAGGTGGTGGACGGCGATGCATGTCCCCTGCTGCGGAAGCTGGGGATCCGCGACATCGGGGTGACGACGGCGGGCGGCGAGTGGTCTTTCATCCGGCCCTCGCCGGGGTTCGGATTGGTGCTGGTGACGGTTGCGGGTGAGGGACTGGTCGTGGCGGAAGGCTCCTGGCAGGAGGCGGGAAAGGACGCGGCTTATGTCATGCCGCCGGGAGCGCCCCATGGCTACAGGGTTTCGCCAAAGGTGAAGGAGTGGCACTACGTTTGGGTGCGGTTCGAGCCGGATGCCTCCTATCCTGAGGTATTCCGGGATCCGGGGCCGTGGCTGACGCGGGCTTCGGCCTATTCCCTGCAGGCGGCGAACATGGGCTTGTTGGAAGAGGTCGCGCGGGCGAATGACCCGCGGCTGACGGGGATCTGGTGCGACCTGATCCGGGCGTCCCTGGTGGGTCTGGTGAAGCCGGTGGAGGAGGAACCGAGGTTGGCGCGGATGTGGGCGGCGGTGGGATCCGGGCTGAACGGGGAATGGAGCATCGACGAAATGGCCGGAGTGGCGAACGTCGGACGCGAGCATCTCCGCCGCCTTTGCCAGAAACATTACGGGTGCAGCCCGCGGCAGAGGCTGACGCTCCTGCGTCTCCGGAAAGCATGCGAGCTGCTGATGCTGACCAACGAAACCCACCAGGTGATCGCGGAAGAGGTGGGGTATGGGGACGCGTTTTCCTTCAGCAAGGCATTCACGAAGGAATTCGGCGAGCCACCGGCGAAGTACCGCGAGCGGGAGAAGGTCCAGGCGAGGGACCACGGCCTTGGATGA